From a region of the uncultured Desulfatiglans sp. genome:
- a CDS encoding hypothetical protein (Evidence 5 : Unknown function), whose product MSRAAYRKKRSWTLLVPVSWLNKYQQNRRLSSLHGRGKTANIDKWSQGHGSARGKGPLKAAFFQLEWGENSDGNMMP is encoded by the coding sequence TTGTCAAGAGCTGCCTACCGGAAGAAGCGATCCTGGACCCTTCTGGTACCCGTTTCCTGGCTCAATAAATATCAGCAAAACAGACGCTTGAGTAGCCTCCATGGCAGGGGCAAAACTGCGAATATTGACAAGTGGTCACAGGGGCATGGCAGCGCCAGGGGAAAGGGGCCCTTGAAGGCGGCCTTCTTTCAGCTGGAGTGGGGAGAAAATAGCGACGGCAATATGATGCCCTGA
- a CDS encoding hypothetical protein (Evidence 5 : Unknown function): protein MRLDELGLSDAALKRKLIDGLDAMKTLTATFKGKITDRLEVIDWATRAKFLDLALRVKGMYQPEKVQVDQSGGLIVIGTGYPDADDALEAPGGPQSNEDG, encoded by the coding sequence ATGCGCCTGGATGAGCTCGGATTGAGCGACGCAGCTCTGAAGCGGAAGCTGATAGACGGGCTCGATGCCATGAAAACCCTGACCGCGACGTTCAAAGGGAAAATCACGGATCGCCTGGAGGTGATCGACTGGGCCACGCGGGCGAAGTTTCTTGACCTGGCCCTCCGCGTCAAGGGGATGTATCAACCCGAGAAGGTCCAGGTCGATCAGAGCGGGGGCTTGATCGTGATAGGCACGGGCTACCCCGATGCAGATGACGCCCTGGAGGCTCCAGGCGGGCCACAGAGCAACGAAGACGGCTGA
- a CDS encoding Integrase family protein — protein sequence MGVTIRQKVKGKGQPWWVFIAHQGQRKSVRIGDKAAAEKVASALRERLKKGLLNLAEEKKAPPPSFQEASAKWLSYIEAMRKASTHERYDNAIKKHILPVFGEIRLDKITRGEIRDFLLEKFNEGLSKSSIGLLRDIVSGVFNFAIDEGLVKENPVTGITRRMQLKRERKEINPLAPDEIALVLETCKEIHPEHYPFFMLLARSGVRLGEALGLEWGDIDFNGRALWIRRSYRRGAYTTPKNTKARKVDMSDQLHAVLKAHMHQQKKAAMKTGKGELPALIFNRGGHVIEQNHIRRIFDRVLLKAGVRKVRIHDLRHSYASLLLSGGESVFYVKEQLGHSSINITVDRYGHWIPTEKKAGVNRLDETGTP from the coding sequence ATGGGTGTCACAATACGGCAAAAGGTCAAAGGTAAAGGTCAGCCGTGGTGGGTGTTCATAGCCCATCAAGGGCAGCGGAAAAGCGTCAGGATCGGCGATAAAGCGGCAGCTGAAAAGGTTGCCTCAGCCCTTCGGGAACGTCTTAAAAAGGGCTTGCTGAACCTGGCGGAGGAAAAGAAGGCCCCGCCTCCATCCTTCCAGGAAGCATCCGCGAAATGGTTGTCCTACATAGAGGCGATGCGGAAGGCCTCCACCCATGAGCGTTACGACAACGCGATCAAGAAGCACATCCTGCCCGTATTCGGTGAAATCCGCCTGGATAAGATCACCAGGGGCGAGATCCGCGATTTCCTGCTCGAGAAGTTCAACGAGGGCCTGAGCAAATCCTCGATCGGGCTGCTGCGCGACATCGTGAGCGGGGTTTTTAACTTCGCCATAGATGAAGGGCTGGTCAAGGAAAACCCCGTGACCGGAATCACCAGGCGGATGCAGCTGAAGCGCGAGCGGAAGGAAATCAACCCGCTTGCCCCTGACGAAATCGCCCTGGTCCTCGAAACCTGCAAGGAGATCCATCCGGAGCACTACCCATTCTTCATGCTGCTGGCCCGGAGCGGGGTCCGCCTGGGTGAGGCCCTGGGCCTCGAATGGGGAGACATTGATTTCAACGGCAGGGCCTTGTGGATACGAAGATCATACCGGCGCGGCGCCTATACCACCCCCAAGAACACCAAGGCCAGGAAAGTCGATATGTCGGACCAGCTCCACGCGGTGCTGAAGGCCCACATGCACCAGCAGAAGAAGGCAGCCATGAAGACAGGCAAAGGTGAACTTCCTGCCCTGATCTTCAATCGTGGCGGCCATGTGATCGAGCAGAACCATATTCGGAGGATCTTTGACAGGGTGTTGCTCAAGGCCGGGGTCCGCAAGGTCAGGATCCACGATCTGCGTCATTCCTACGCTTCCTTGCTCCTGAGCGGCGGCGAATCGGTTTTCTATGTCAAGGAGCAGCTGGGCCATTCCTCCATCAACATCACCGTGGACCGCTATGGGCATTGGATACCGACAGAGAAGAAGGCAGGGGTGAACCGCCTCGATGAGACAGGCACCCCATAG
- a CDS encoding hypothetical protein (Evidence 5 : Unknown function), producing MREKNQREEAVRGVWQGKWQDGWPRPEKEQMLPDPPKRKAIRRTVKRPFIVTLPTQQDSMARYSVGFIDGAG from the coding sequence ATGCGTGAAAAGAATCAGAGGGAGGAGGCAGTGAGGGGTGTTTGGCAAGGCAAGTGGCAGGACGGCTGGCCGAGGCCTGAGAAGGAGCAAATGCTTCCGGATCCGCCCAAACGGAAAGCGATCAGGAGGACGGTCAAGCGGCCCTTCATCGTCACCCTCCCTACCCAGCAGGACAGTATGGCGCGGTACAGCGTCGGGTTCATCGACGGCGCCGGCTGA
- a CDS encoding conserved hypothetical protein (Evidence 4 : Unknown function but conserved in other organisms), translated as MIITYQREKIINAMVYFASHTKYCGKTKLLKLLYFLDFKHFKETGKPVTNLDYYAWNMGPVPKDLFEELSAKMKPDMAKAISISLEEEFQQIRAKKGFDHQYFSPRELKLLENLSFIFRDAKAADMVEVTHLKNEPWDRTLKEKGQFKKIDYMLAIDSDITSLSYDEAKERMEERQEMYDIFGEE; from the coding sequence ATGATCATAACCTATCAAAGGGAAAAGATTATTAATGCGATGGTGTATTTTGCTTCGCATACGAAATATTGCGGCAAGACAAAACTGCTTAAGCTTTTGTATTTCCTAGATTTTAAACACTTCAAAGAGACTGGCAAGCCGGTAACAAACCTAGATTACTATGCATGGAATATGGGACCTGTCCCCAAGGATCTTTTTGAGGAACTCTCCGCCAAAATGAAACCCGATATGGCAAAAGCCATCTCTATATCCTTGGAAGAAGAATTCCAGCAGATCAGGGCAAAAAAGGGCTTCGATCACCAGTATTTTTCTCCTCGAGAGCTTAAGCTTCTAGAAAATCTTTCTTTCATTTTCAGGGATGCAAAAGCCGCCGACATGGTTGAAGTTACCCATCTCAAGAACGAGCCATGGGATCGGACGCTTAAAGAAAAAGGCCAGTTCAAGAAGATAGACTACATGCTTGCCATAGATAGCGACATTACGAGCCTGTCTTATGATGAAGCTAAAGAACGAATGGAAGAGCGCCAGGAAATGTATGATATATTTGGAGAAGAGTAG
- a CDS encoding hypothetical protein (Evidence 5 : Unknown function), which produces MGCSILDGECIWNDTPHEINCQRCIKALLEALAGCPHEETYIDNQGTVRCKACHFELDQVEDPDPTEPNADEYDARQDEDMEVDHLPLDDESALSPDEEACRGVFWNNRESQDRPLIDIRGQFMIA; this is translated from the coding sequence TTGGGCTGCTCCATCCTTGACGGAGAGTGCATTTGGAACGACACGCCCCACGAAATCAACTGCCAGCGCTGCATCAAGGCCCTTCTTGAGGCCCTGGCCGGCTGCCCACATGAGGAGACCTATATCGACAATCAGGGAACCGTGCGCTGCAAGGCCTGCCATTTTGAGCTTGACCAGGTGGAAGATCCAGATCCCACTGAACCAAATGCTGACGAATACGATGCGCGGCAGGACGAAGACATGGAAGTAGACCATCTACCCCTTGATGACGAAAGCGCACTGAGCCCAGACGAAGAGGCTTGCAGGGGTGTTTTCTGGAATAACCGCGAAAGCCAGGACCGGCCCTTGATCGACATCCGGGGCCAGTTCATGATTGCGTAG
- a CDS encoding putative Response regulator receiver domain protein (Evidence 3 : Putative function from multiple computational evidences) — translation MGEHPSVKVLIVEKSAEISQTLKSILEKRGFDISMEPGAEKGLQLLKEGGVALAFAGSTEEGIPTLELMRKIVMQSPMTSLILISELGNEELHEKAEGYGILGNIRPQAPTDGLDELIDTFDNIHKTLRTRK, via the coding sequence ATGGGAGAACATCCGTCAGTGAAAGTGCTTATTGTCGAAAAAAGCGCGGAAATCAGCCAAACGCTCAAGTCCATCCTCGAAAAACGCGGCTTCGACATTTCAATGGAACCCGGGGCGGAGAAAGGTCTGCAGCTTCTGAAAGAAGGCGGAGTTGCGTTGGCCTTCGCCGGCAGCACCGAAGAGGGCATTCCTACCCTGGAACTGATGCGCAAGATCGTCATGCAGTCGCCCATGACCTCCCTCATTCTCATCTCGGAGTTGGGCAACGAAGAGTTACACGAGAAGGCCGAAGGGTACGGCATTCTAGGCAACATCCGCCCCCAGGCCCCCACCGACGGATTGGATGAACTCATCGACACCTTCGATAACATCCATAAAACCCTGCGCACTCGAAAATGA
- a CDS encoding Acetyltransferase, GNAT family produces MVERLIIRKIRVEDAAAIGRIDSAIIKKPSRIDFGHIIKEMVRKDEDVSCIAEVDGDVAGYMISYIIYSGFGLEKSAWIASLGVDPKFMGQGIGKAMAEEILRIYREKGIHHIYTAVRWDSVDLLSFFKTLGFDRSSFINLRKDLES; encoded by the coding sequence GTGGTCGAAAGGTTGATCATCAGAAAAATTCGGGTTGAAGATGCGGCGGCCATTGGGCGGATCGATTCTGCGATCATCAAGAAGCCTTCACGAATCGATTTCGGTCATATCATCAAGGAGATGGTCCGGAAAGACGAGGACGTGAGCTGCATCGCCGAGGTTGATGGGGATGTCGCAGGATACATGATCAGCTACATCATCTACAGCGGTTTCGGCCTCGAGAAGAGCGCCTGGATAGCCTCCTTGGGGGTGGATCCAAAATTTATGGGGCAGGGGATCGGAAAGGCCATGGCCGAAGAAATCCTGCGCATTTACCGTGAGAAAGGCATTCACCATATCTATACCGCCGTCCGCTGGGATTCAGTGGATCTTCTCTCTTTCTTCAAGACCCTTGGCTTTGACCGGAGCAGCTTCATCAACCTCCGCAAGGACCTGGAATCCTAG
- the ribF gene encoding Riboflavin biosynthesis protein RibF, with product MTTLYSLDQLENPLVNPVLTIGNFDGVHRGHLALFDAVKGRAREIDGQSVVLTFDPHPIKVMKPQNAPPLITPTEQKLQLIEAAGIDVILCLRFTREFASLSAEDFIQNILVRKIGIRELVVGYDYAFGRNREGNTASLKAAGRKFGFKVHVMDPVRIDSNLVSSTAIRQLVQTGQLDEAKKLLGRNYQITGIVKTGMNRGGRLLGFPTANLNVVDELVPQRGVYAVKVITDSGSYQGVTNIGYNPTFENNAFSIETHILDFNENLVGKTIRVRFIARIRQEQKFESVAALAEQIRKDILQAREIFARNHERSATEPPAS from the coding sequence ATGACCACCCTGTACAGCCTGGACCAATTGGAAAACCCTCTCGTCAACCCTGTGCTGACCATCGGCAACTTCGACGGCGTCCACAGGGGGCATCTCGCCCTTTTCGACGCGGTCAAGGGCCGCGCCCGAGAAATCGATGGGCAGTCGGTCGTTCTCACATTCGACCCGCATCCCATCAAGGTCATGAAACCTCAAAATGCACCCCCGTTGATCACGCCCACAGAGCAGAAGCTTCAATTGATCGAAGCCGCAGGCATCGACGTGATCCTCTGCCTCCGCTTCACACGGGAATTTGCGTCCCTTTCCGCGGAGGACTTCATCCAGAACATTCTGGTGAGAAAGATCGGCATTCGGGAATTGGTCGTCGGGTACGACTACGCCTTCGGGCGCAACCGGGAAGGGAATACGGCATCCCTGAAGGCTGCCGGTCGAAAATTCGGGTTCAAAGTCCACGTGATGGATCCGGTCCGGATCGATTCAAACCTGGTTTCGAGCACCGCGATCCGGCAACTGGTGCAGACCGGCCAACTGGATGAGGCGAAAAAGCTTCTCGGGAGGAATTACCAGATCACCGGCATCGTCAAGACCGGTATGAACAGAGGTGGACGGCTGCTGGGATTCCCCACCGCAAACCTGAACGTGGTCGACGAACTCGTGCCGCAGCGCGGCGTCTACGCCGTGAAGGTGATCACAGACAGCGGGAGCTATCAAGGCGTAACCAACATCGGGTACAATCCCACCTTCGAAAACAACGCCTTTTCCATTGAAACCCACATCCTCGATTTCAACGAAAACCTGGTCGGCAAGACGATCCGGGTCCGCTTCATCGCGCGCATCCGCCAGGAGCAGAAGTTCGAATCCGTGGCCGCCCTCGCTGAGCAGATCCGGAAGGACATCCTCCAGGCACGGGAGATCTTCGCCCGAAACCACGAGCGATCAGCGACCGAGCCCCCCGCCTCATGA
- a CDS encoding hypothetical protein (Evidence 5 : Unknown function), which produces MKKECRIKITLNDLDRERLNRWLQSSKASKRVAARARIILDFDRGKSAAEVADSLGVSVALVYRWVSRYRKNGLDGLRDCPRPGRPSKLTEQEVEGMVRSAMKKSPSHRGPWSIRSVARVAGVSKWQIEKVWKKRWSRAQSAKSAGSGAS; this is translated from the coding sequence ATGAAGAAAGAATGCCGGATAAAGATCACTTTGAACGATCTCGACCGCGAGCGGTTAAATCGGTGGTTGCAGTCGAGCAAGGCTTCGAAGCGGGTAGCGGCTCGGGCCCGCATCATACTGGATTTCGACCGCGGCAAATCGGCAGCTGAAGTGGCGGATTCACTCGGCGTAAGTGTCGCTCTGGTCTACCGTTGGGTGAGTCGGTACAGGAAAAATGGCCTCGACGGTCTGCGGGATTGTCCCAGGCCCGGGCGACCCTCCAAATTGACTGAACAGGAAGTCGAAGGCATGGTCCGCTCCGCGATGAAAAAATCACCCTCCCACAGAGGGCCGTGGAGCATCCGGTCGGTTGCGCGGGTGGCGGGAGTAAGCAAATGGCAGATTGAAAAGGTCTGGAAGAAGAGGTGGTCGCGCGCGCAGTCCGCGAAATCAGCGGGGTCCGGCGCTTCCTGA
- a CDS encoding hypothetical protein (Evidence 5 : Unknown function): MHIRGSIFYHSKFKFHDGLVGQKYIILLNSPSNNEPYLFVKTTSKQRNKPTTVGCIKKHSCFFIPAKNTFFPLDTWVQLYELYPIPSKKICTNKSIHLAGNLDYRMIDAIVSFHPEMVFLANLGVNLHVCLCGDLQVASAQTLDFLGIGQKSSFPDWKLSSTAKSFPDGY, translated from the coding sequence TTGCACATCCGCGGGTCCATTTTTTATCATTCCAAGTTCAAATTTCACGATGGGCTTGTAGGTCAGAAATACATTATTCTTCTTAACTCTCCTAGCAATAACGAACCCTATCTTTTTGTAAAGACTACTTCCAAGCAAAGGAACAAGCCTACAACAGTTGGTTGTATCAAGAAGCATAGCTGTTTTTTCATTCCTGCAAAAAATACATTCTTTCCGCTAGATACTTGGGTTCAGCTCTATGAACTCTACCCAATTCCGTCGAAGAAAATATGCACAAACAAATCAATCCATCTCGCAGGAAATCTGGATTACAGAATGATTGATGCGATAGTTAGTTTCCATCCGGAAATGGTCTTTTTGGCCAATCTCGGCGTCAATCTGCACGTTTGCTTGTGCGGCGACCTGCAGGTCGCCTCCGCACAAACGCTTGATTTCCTTGGTATTGGCCAAAAATCCTCATTTCCGGATTGGAAACTGAGTTCTACCGCGAAATCATTTCCGGATGGATACTAG
- a CDS encoding O-methyltransferase, with the protein MKGREHWTPGRILGVSGAYWQGCALQTAVKLKVFSWLEDEGATAEGLAERHRVNRRALTYLLNALAAMGLVEKEGVSYRCTDEARRFLVEDSSEYIGHMVMHHHFLVEPWSRLDEAVRTGRPTRRQGLREGLERESFLMGMFNLAMGIAPDLVKRIDLMGHSRLIDIGGGPGTYAIHFCLQNQNLRAVVFDLPDSRPFAEQTIARFGVQDRVRFAPGDYHSDPIAGSYDAAWLSHILHAEGPEGAARIVAKAVKALEPGGLLFIHEFIMNQNFDGPLFPALFALNMLVNTSEGRSYGQKEIRDIMADAGLGNIERLDFKGPNESGIMRGERL; encoded by the coding sequence ATGAAAGGACGTGAACATTGGACCCCAGGCCGGATTCTGGGGGTATCCGGAGCATACTGGCAGGGCTGTGCGCTTCAGACTGCGGTCAAACTGAAGGTGTTTTCGTGGCTGGAGGATGAAGGAGCCACCGCCGAAGGTTTGGCCGAACGTCACCGGGTAAACCGCAGGGCGCTCACTTATCTCTTGAACGCGCTTGCCGCCATGGGACTGGTCGAGAAAGAGGGGGTGTCTTATCGGTGCACGGATGAGGCCCGGCGGTTCCTTGTCGAGGATTCGTCCGAGTATATTGGGCACATGGTCATGCACCATCACTTCCTGGTGGAGCCCTGGTCGAGGCTCGATGAGGCCGTCAGGACCGGGCGGCCGACCCGGCGGCAGGGCTTGAGGGAAGGGCTCGAGCGCGAGAGCTTCCTCATGGGGATGTTCAACCTCGCGATGGGGATTGCTCCTGATCTGGTCAAGAGGATCGATCTGATGGGGCATTCCAGACTGATCGATATCGGCGGGGGACCGGGGACCTATGCCATTCATTTTTGCCTCCAGAATCAAAACCTGCGCGCTGTCGTCTTCGATCTGCCCGACAGCCGGCCCTTTGCGGAGCAAACCATCGCACGGTTCGGGGTTCAAGATCGGGTTCGTTTCGCTCCAGGCGATTATCACAGTGACCCGATTGCCGGTTCCTACGACGCGGCTTGGCTTTCTCACATCCTGCACGCGGAGGGGCCGGAGGGTGCGGCGAGGATTGTGGCCAAGGCAGTAAAGGCCCTGGAGCCGGGAGGGCTTCTTTTCATCCACGAGTTCATCATGAACCAAAACTTCGACGGACCGCTTTTCCCCGCCCTCTTCGCCCTGAATATGCTCGTAAACACCAGCGAGGGGCGGTCGTATGGCCAAAAGGAGATTCGGGACATCATGGCCGATGCGGGCCTTGGAAACATCGAACGGCTCGATTTCAAGGGACCGAACGAATCCGGAATCATGCGCGGAGAGCGGCTCTGA
- a CDS encoding hypothetical protein (Evidence 5 : Unknown function), whose protein sequence is MRKIELRTTITTAAAWRLNRLALAWNCTSTEVLERITREAADTHKQVLFPPAGTAEIQEVRA, encoded by the coding sequence ATGCGTAAGATCGAACTCCGTACCACGATCACCACAGCGGCAGCATGGCGCCTGAACCGCCTGGCCCTGGCCTGGAACTGCACGAGCACGGAGGTCCTCGAGCGGATCACCAGGGAGGCGGCCGACACCCATAAGCAGGTCCTTTTCCCTCCGGCCGGCACGGCCGAGATTCAGGAGGTGCGGGCATGA
- a CDS encoding hypothetical protein (Evidence 5 : Unknown function) — MMGYEHPPRLTFTFDLLPYCDTHGNPPFPSCPVLVSPAGREQGTPFRGPAYPAGGFRSIPVKGPRDDFQVVGFLENHCAKGLDVFRVKINPIMVSQNRSDRAELLSNTRKGGGKILSQYVNLLDHARTS; from the coding sequence TTGATGGGCTATGAACACCCACCACGGCTGACCTTTACCTTTGACCTTTTGCCGTATTGTGACACCCATGGAAACCCCCCGTTTCCATCATGCCCTGTTTTGGTTTCGCCCGCTGGCAGGGAGCAGGGAACTCCTTTTCGGGGGCCAGCCTATCCAGCGGGCGGGTTTCGCTCAATCCCCGTAAAGGGCCCTCGCGATGATTTTCAGGTCGTCGGCTTCCTCGAAAACCATTGCGCCAAGGGCCTCGATGTCTTCCGCGTCAAAATCAATCCGATCATGGTTTCGCAAAACCGTTCCGATCGCGCTGAGCTTCTGAGCAATACACGGAAGGGCGGTGGAAAAATCCTTTCTCAATATGTCAACCTGCTCGATCATGCCCGCACCTCCTGA
- a CDS encoding conserved hypothetical protein (Evidence 4 : Unknown function but conserved in other organisms) — protein sequence MIEQVDILRKDFSTALPCIAQKLSAIGTVLRNHDRIDFDAEDIEALGAMVFEEADDLKIIARALYGD from the coding sequence ATGATCGAGCAGGTTGACATATTGAGAAAGGATTTTTCCACCGCCCTTCCGTGTATTGCTCAGAAGCTCAGCGCGATCGGAACGGTTTTGCGAAACCATGATCGGATTGATTTTGACGCGGAAGACATCGAGGCCCTTGGCGCAATGGTTTTCGAGGAAGCCGACGACCTGAAAATCATCGCGAGGGCCCTTTACGGGGATTGA
- a CDS encoding conserved hypothetical protein (Evidence 4 : Unknown function but conserved in other organisms): MPDEKKSKSETASVDDAMVSGKVKFEVYGEEMVEKYVKLSGNSGRVYLPPDWVGCRVKIIRID, encoded by the coding sequence ATGCCTGACGAGAAAAAGTCTAAAAGTGAAACGGCTTCTGTCGATGACGCCATGGTCAGCGGAAAGGTCAAGTTCGAGGTCTATGGTGAGGAGATGGTCGAGAAGTATGTCAAGCTGAGCGGAAACAGTGGCCGGGTCTATCTTCCCCCTGACTGGGTAGGCTGCAGGGTGAAGATTATCAGAATCGATTAG
- a CDS encoding Tat pathway signal sequence domain protein, with the protein MKTTNLSALQKGVDRRTFLKLSGMLGLGAAAVPVLATQAEAVRFNRDEHKVSMTRVAMGTFVSMTLIHPSRDEAQEAMGRAFDEVDRLSRELSRFDGATAVSHLNTEGTLRDVPPELADVIERSLRYYRLSNGCFDITVKPIVDLFQASFDMSGQAQTLEPNLEKVLPQIGADKIMYSGRTLRFAEPGMGITLDGIAKGYIVDRASEVLTRLGIRNHLINAGGDIRTCGAKEHHKPWSIAIQDPQKQKRYPDVIRLGDGAIATSGNYEVYYDHEKMFHHIVNPKNGHSPLQSSSVSVCAATTMDADALSTAVFVMEPAHGLHFIETLPRCEAFILTKADNTLKSSGWGCQAI; encoded by the coding sequence ATGAAGACGACCAATCTGTCCGCCCTTCAGAAGGGCGTCGACCGACGTACGTTCCTGAAGCTCTCGGGCATGCTGGGGCTTGGGGCGGCTGCGGTGCCCGTCCTTGCCACCCAAGCCGAGGCGGTCCGTTTCAATCGTGACGAACATAAGGTCTCCATGACGCGCGTCGCCATGGGCACCTTCGTTTCGATGACCCTCATCCATCCTTCCAGGGACGAGGCCCAGGAAGCCATGGGCCGCGCTTTCGACGAGGTTGACCGGCTGAGCCGTGAGCTGAGCCGCTTCGACGGCGCCACAGCCGTATCGCACCTCAATACCGAAGGAACCCTGCGCGATGTGCCCCCCGAACTTGCCGACGTCATTGAACGCTCTCTACGGTATTACCGCCTCAGCAACGGCTGCTTCGACATCACCGTCAAGCCGATCGTCGATCTTTTCCAGGCCTCTTTCGACATGTCGGGCCAGGCTCAGACCCTGGAACCCAACCTGGAAAAGGTCCTGCCTCAGATCGGCGCCGACAAGATTATGTATTCAGGGCGCACCTTGCGCTTCGCCGAACCCGGCATGGGCATCACGCTGGACGGCATCGCGAAAGGCTACATCGTCGACCGGGCATCGGAAGTTCTCACCCGGCTCGGCATCCGCAACCACCTCATCAATGCCGGGGGGGACATCAGGACCTGCGGCGCCAAAGAACACCACAAACCATGGTCCATAGCCATCCAGGACCCGCAGAAACAGAAACGCTACCCTGATGTGATCCGACTTGGCGACGGTGCCATAGCCACCTCGGGAAACTACGAGGTCTACTATGACCACGAAAAGATGTTTCACCACATCGTCAACCCGAAGAACGGCCACTCGCCGCTTCAAAGCAGCAGCGTATCGGTGTGCGCCGCCACGACGATGGATGCCGATGCCCTGTCCACTGCCGTCTTTGTCATGGAGCCCGCCCATGGGCTGCACTTCATAGAGACCTTGCCTCGGTGCGAGGCCTTCATCCTGACGAAGGCGGATAATACGCTCAAAAGTTCCGGGTGGGGGTGTCAGGCCATATAA
- a CDS encoding conserved hypothetical protein (Evidence 4 : Unknown function but conserved in other organisms) codes for MKKSPNLPTHVQFFLPIIDALKKLGGSASPSELKDELVISLEITEDELSDRLANNMFRIDNQITWSKIYLTREGLLDDSDPHVWRLTEDGQRSHLTEEEVKEIFHKIHSGFITKKRIKKSSDEPIITDEEQDEPHRAELIEILKALSPEGFERLCQRLLRSSGFTKVVVKGRSGDGGIDGEGILEINPLVSLKVIFQAKRYKDAVPSSQVRDFRGAMQGRAEKGIFITTGRFTQDAKNEAIREGIPPIELVDGSKLVKLFEQKLLGLRPRTIYEIDNDFFDEYR; via the coding sequence ATGAAGAAAAGTCCAAATCTTCCTACTCATGTTCAGTTCTTTTTACCTATTATCGACGCCCTGAAAAAACTTGGAGGCTCCGCTAGTCCATCAGAACTAAAAGACGAACTCGTGATCAGCCTTGAAATAACCGAGGATGAACTATCCGATCGGCTGGCAAACAACATGTTCAGGATTGATAACCAAATTACATGGAGCAAAATATACCTGACCCGCGAAGGTCTACTTGACGATTCTGACCCTCACGTATGGCGCTTGACCGAAGATGGGCAACGCAGCCACCTCACAGAAGAAGAGGTAAAGGAGATTTTTCATAAGATTCACAGTGGTTTTATAACGAAAAAACGCATCAAAAAAAGTTCTGATGAACCGATAATCACTGATGAAGAGCAAGACGAACCTCACAGAGCGGAACTTATCGAGATTCTCAAAGCCCTGTCTCCAGAAGGTTTCGAGCGGCTTTGCCAAAGGTTGCTTCGATCGTCGGGATTCACTAAAGTTGTGGTGAAAGGGCGGTCTGGTGATGGAGGTATAGATGGGGAAGGAATTCTCGAAATCAACCCCCTCGTAAGCTTGAAGGTGATATTCCAGGCAAAACGATACAAAGATGCCGTGCCTTCATCACAGGTGCGCGATTTCAGAGGAGCTATGCAAGGCCGAGCAGAGAAGGGAATCTTTATCACCACCGGCCGGTTTACACAGGATGCCAAGAATGAAGCGATCCGTGAAGGCATTCCCCCGATCGAGCTAGTTGACGGTTCCAAACTGGTTAAGCTTTTTGAGCAAAAGCTATTGGGGCTCAGACCCAGGACCATCTATGAAATTGACAATGATTTCTTCGATGAATACAGGTGA
- a CDS encoding hypothetical protein (Evidence 5 : Unknown function) — protein sequence MAKRRFGTSWPMRALETSNGSISRDRTNPESCAESGSDYYFINCLYVKFYEQPVLAGPSPLRPFRTFPAVLQRCSQIVSDPRK from the coding sequence ATGGCCAAAAGGAGATTCGGGACATCATGGCCGATGCGGGCCTTGGAAACATCGAACGGCTCGATTTCAAGGGACCGAACGAATCCGGAATCATGCGCGGAGAGCGGCTCTGATTATTATTTTATCAATTGCTTATATGTAAAGTTCTATGAGCAGCCGGTCCTGGCCGGCCCGTCCCCCCTGCGACCTTTCCGCACTTTTCCTGCGGTCCTTCAGCGCTGCTCGCAGATCGTTTCAGATCCAAGGAAATAG